In a genomic window of Spirosoma agri:
- a CDS encoding nuclear transport factor 2 family protein, with protein MPHPDHRLLLITAYAAFNARAIDETLATMHPEVDWPASWEGGRVTGHEAIRTYWLRQWEQLNPRVEPLHIVVDQEGQVIVDIHQVVHDKTGVLLVDEQIQHVYQLDDGLIRRMDIRRQ; from the coding sequence ATGCCTCACCCCGACCATCGACTCTTATTGATTACGGCTTATGCAGCCTTTAACGCCCGCGCGATTGATGAAACCCTGGCGACAATGCACCCGGAAGTAGACTGGCCTGCCAGCTGGGAAGGCGGCCGGGTGACCGGTCACGAAGCGATACGAACCTATTGGCTACGGCAGTGGGAGCAGCTGAACCCGCGGGTAGAGCCCCTCCACATTGTGGTCGATCAGGAAGGACAAGTGATTGTCGATATCCATCAGGTCGTCCACGATAAAACGGGCGTTTTACTGGTGGATGAGCAGATTCAGCATGTCTATCAGCTAGACGATGGGTTGATCAGGCGAATGGACATCCGTCGTCAGTAG
- a CDS encoding EamA family transporter, which yields MWILFSLLAAVASAIVVTLSKAGIKNVDSSLAFAIQSVLIFLVSWGFVIGQGNFSDVARIERRVWIYLLIAGVVTCVSSLLSFRALKLGDAARVSSLDKVSLVFSILLAVVFLKEKINWQVIAGATLMAIGAVVIALARK from the coding sequence ATGTGGATACTCTTCTCATTATTAGCCGCTGTTGCATCGGCCATTGTCGTCACGCTGTCAAAGGCGGGTATCAAGAACGTTGATTCGAGTCTGGCGTTTGCCATTCAGTCCGTATTGATTTTTCTAGTCTCCTGGGGATTCGTCATTGGTCAGGGAAACTTCTCCGATGTCGCCCGCATCGAGCGCCGGGTCTGGATTTATCTCCTAATTGCGGGGGTCGTCACGTGCGTTTCGTCACTGCTGTCATTCCGGGCGCTGAAACTGGGTGATGCCGCCCGCGTTTCATCGCTGGACAAGGTGTCACTGGTATTTTCCATCCTGCTGGCCGTCGTTTTTCTGAAAGAGAAGATAAACTGGCAGGTTATTGCCGGAGCGACTCTTATGGCTATTGGCGCAGTCGTCATTGCCCTGGCCCGCAAGTAG
- the kaiC gene encoding circadian clock protein KaiC codes for MTNKSDKLKPLPKSLSGIAGLDEITGGGLPEGRPTLVCGSAGSGKTLFSVEFIVRGAMDFNEPGVFMAFEEKADELAQNVASLGFDLNKLQRDKLIKLDHVRIERSEIEETGEYDLDGLFIRLGYAIDSIGAKRVVLDTIENLFSGLSNQGILRAELRRLFEWLKAKKVTTIITGERGDGTLTRHGLEEYVSDCVILLDHRISNQISTRLLRIVKYRGSVHGTNEYPFLINESGFSVLPVTSLALDHPVSSERISSGIPSLDKMLEGKGFFRGSSILVSGTAGTGKTSIAATFANEACRRKERCIFFAFEESSHQIVRNMLSIGIDLKKHMDDGLLKFQASRPTLNGLEMHLVTIHNEIRKFKPSLVILDPITNLITVGSVSDVKAMLIRLIDFLQAEQITVMFTALSLNNIVNEQTDEGVSSLVDAWLLVRDIENNGERNRGMYVMKSRGMKHSNQVREFVITDKGLKLVDVYLGPEGVLTGSAREAQQLQEETGIVLRENAVSRKDREIERKRLVLESKIAGLKEEFESIQDELNKTYIEDELRKDVMAKNREQITRSRHNEQPE; via the coding sequence TTGACTAATAAATCTGATAAATTGAAACCGTTGCCCAAATCGCTGAGCGGGATTGCGGGCCTGGATGAAATAACAGGAGGAGGGCTTCCTGAAGGTCGGCCAACACTCGTCTGTGGTAGCGCTGGCAGTGGGAAAACGTTATTCTCCGTCGAATTTATCGTTCGCGGGGCAATGGACTTCAATGAGCCGGGGGTCTTCATGGCTTTCGAGGAAAAAGCGGATGAACTGGCCCAGAACGTAGCCTCGTTAGGGTTCGACCTGAACAAACTCCAGCGTGACAAGCTCATCAAGTTGGACCATGTTCGTATTGAGCGAAGTGAAATCGAGGAGACCGGCGAATATGATCTGGATGGCCTGTTTATCCGGTTGGGCTACGCTATCGATAGCATCGGCGCCAAACGGGTAGTGCTCGATACCATTGAAAACCTGTTCTCCGGGTTGTCTAATCAGGGAATTCTGCGGGCCGAACTGCGACGCCTTTTTGAATGGCTCAAAGCTAAAAAGGTGACGACTATCATTACGGGAGAACGGGGCGACGGCACCCTGACACGCCACGGGCTGGAAGAGTACGTGTCGGACTGCGTTATCTTGCTCGATCATCGGATCAGTAATCAGATTTCAACCCGGCTCCTGCGCATTGTCAAGTATCGGGGTTCCGTACATGGTACGAACGAATATCCCTTCCTGATCAATGAAAGTGGGTTTTCGGTGCTGCCGGTTACGTCCCTGGCGCTGGATCATCCGGTGTCGTCAGAACGGATTTCGTCGGGTATTCCGTCGCTGGACAAGATGCTGGAAGGGAAGGGCTTTTTCCGGGGAAGCAGTATCCTGGTTTCGGGTACTGCCGGTACCGGTAAAACAAGTATTGCCGCTACGTTTGCCAATGAAGCCTGCCGGCGAAAGGAACGGTGTATCTTTTTTGCGTTCGAGGAGTCGTCGCATCAGATCGTTCGCAACATGCTTTCGATTGGCATCGATCTCAAGAAACACATGGACGATGGCTTGCTGAAATTCCAAGCATCCAGACCGACGCTCAATGGCCTGGAAATGCATCTGGTCACGATTCACAACGAGATCAGGAAATTTAAGCCATCGCTCGTTATTCTGGACCCGATTACGAACCTGATCACGGTCGGTTCGGTCAGTGATGTGAAAGCGATGCTGATCCGGCTCATTGACTTCCTCCAGGCGGAGCAAATTACGGTTATGTTCACGGCGCTTTCGCTCAACAATATCGTGAATGAACAGACCGACGAGGGCGTTTCGTCGTTGGTTGACGCGTGGTTGCTGGTGAGAGATATCGAAAATAACGGCGAACGAAACCGGGGTATGTATGTGATGAAGTCTCGCGGTATGAAGCATTCCAATCAGGTGCGGGAGTTTGTCATTACGGACAAAGGATTGAAACTGGTCGACGTGTATTTAGGACCGGAGGGCGTGCTGACGGGTTCCGCGCGCGAAGCGCAGCAACTCCAGGAAGAGACCGGTATTGTTTTGCGGGAAAATGCCGTTAGCCGGAAAGACCGGGAAATTGAACGAAAACGATTGGTGCTCGAGTCAAAAATTGCGGGTCTGAAAGAAGAATTTGAATCAATACAGGACGAACTGAACAAGACCTATATCGAAGACGAACTGCGAAAAGATGTTATGGCAAAAAATCGGGAGCAGATAACCCGTAGCCGGCATAACGAGCAACCTGAATGA